DNA from Marinagarivorans cellulosilyticus:
TCGCAGCGCCGTTTTTATATTGCTAAAATCGGATTTAATACGAGCAACTTCGCCATCCCGTATTTTGCTTATTAAAGCAGGCACAACAACACCTAACATCAACCCCAAAATTATCACTACCACCATTATTTCTATCAAACTAAATCCACGAACTTTAAAATCTATTTTTCTCATAATCTACCCAATCATTAATTTACGATGCCAGCATAGGATATAACAGCGATTGAAAATTCCTTTTTAATTAAAAAATAAATTTTTGAACAAACTAACTTTTAGATGTTCTTATCGATAAATATGAATACAAAGAATTACCATAAAAATGGCCAAACTATTCCAAACAGTACTACCGCTAAGATTCAGTAAGCACTCCATTAGCTTGCAAGCGTAGCTAGGTATTGGGTTTTCGCAGGGGTATTTAATCAAAGCCGCATTTATTAGCTTTTTTGTCTATTTACCCTAGCGTTGCATTAGGTTTTCTGTCCAGGAGTTTTTAGAGTGGTATTTATAGCTTCGAACGGAGATTTTTTGATTAATACTAGTCACTCTAGGTGAGATCCACAAAAATTGAGTACGACGCTAGAAATGCTGCTACAGAAGCTGCGAAGCGATCCTGGGCCAAAAGTTAATGCAACGTTAAGGTTTAGTTACCTGCAGTAAATTTTAACCCTTGCACAACAGTGAAATTTTTATCACGCTGCCTTATTATAACCGCAGCATGCAACAAAACCTGTGCAGCTATATCTTCCTCATACCAACACAATAGGTCACATTATGCCGAGTACACCTTCTTCTATTACCAGTGTTATCGAAGTATTGTCTATGGCAACGGGGGAGCGGCGAACCATTTTTGAGGGGCAGGGTATTTACGAGGCACCTAATTGGAGTCGCGACGGTCAGTTTTTAATTATTAACAAAAATGGACTACTGTATCGCCTACCTGTTAGTGGGGCTGATAACAATGCATCGCTGCATACCATAAATACCGAGTTTGCTAATCGCTGTAATAACGACCACGGTATATCTCCAGGTGGAAAGCGTATTGTAATTAGCCATCACTCAGGCGAATGCGATGAACAATCGGTAATTTATACTTTGCCAATTAACGGCGGCACGCCTTTTCGAGTGACGCAAAATTTCCCTTCGTATTGGCATGGTTGGTCACCAGATGGAAATCAATTAGCCTATGTTGCAGGGCGTGATGGGCAAGACTTTAAAATTTACTCGATTTCCGTTTATGGTGGCGAAGAAACACAGCTAACGTTTGGACCAGGCTTGGATGATGGGCCCGATTACAGCCATGATGGTAAGTACATTTATTACAATTCTTTTGCCTCTGGGCGCATGCAAATTTGGCGCATGTTAGCCAACGGAACTGAGCATACACAGATGGTCGAATCGACAGGCTCTGATTGGTTTCCCCACCCATCACCTGACGGCAAAAAAGTTGTATTTTTGCGCTACCTAGAAGATCAAATACAAGGCCACCCATTTGGTCGAGATGTACAGCTATTTATAATGGATATTGCCAGCCAAACCGTCAGCGCTATTACAGAACCATTCTTTGGCGGGCAAGGGACTATTAATGTGCCTTCGTGGTCACCTGATAGCAGTGAATTTGCTTTTGTTACTTACCGGCAAGGTTAATGGGCTTTTTATTGGCCTGCCAAGTGCCGATTACCATACAAATAATACCCGCCCATACAAACATAAACGTTACAATATCTAAACGGTTCCAGGTTTCATGGTAAAGGAATATGGCAAACGCAAACATCATTGTTGGGGTGATATATTGGCAAAAGCCCATCAGGTAGTAAGGGATACGCGTTACAGCTGCACTGAACGTAATAAGCGGGATACTTGTAATAGGGCCCGCTAATACCAACACAATTAACCAATAATAACTGTGCTCGATAGCGGTAATACTTTGCTGTGATGTAAAACAGAAAAGATAAATAAGCCCAGGAATCAGCAATATTAAGGTTTCTATAAACAAGCCCGTTAGGGCATCCACTTTAAGCCCCTTGCGCACAACACCATACAAACTAAAGACTAAAGCAACCAAAACGGCCAAAATAGGGAATTTATCGACCTGCGCAAACTGTATTGCCAAGCCGGTAAAAACTAAACCGATGGCAATTATTCCCATGCGATGTGTTCGCTCTTTAAATAAAATAAACCCAAATAGCATATTAAATAGCGGGTTAATGTAATACCCCAAGCTTAGCTGTAATACATCATCGGCGAGTGTGGCATAAATAAAAATTAGCCAATTGGCAAGTAACAACATTGCGCTTAGCGCAAGCCTACCTAACAAGCGAATGTCACACAGCGAATGCCGCACCCCCTTTAGCCGCTGGACAGCCAGCAACAAAACAACAGTAAAAAACGCAGACCAAATAATGCGGTGCACAACAATTTCATCCGCAGGCATACCTGCCAGTAACTTAAAGTACAGCGGAAATAAGCCCCAAACGGCATAGGTAAAAACCGCCAGTAGAAGGCCATGCTTAAATTGTTGAGTCACCCTTGGCCTCCATAATGTGTATTTTGTTAGCTTTAATAAGTTAAAGCCTATAGCGTCACCAAGCCTGCGTTGATAGTAACCAACAAAGATATTGTTAAAAAAGGAAAAGCATTTAATCAATTTTGTATTAATGTCTTTCTGACCTTTAAATAGGCATTTAACTATTTACTCAAAATATGATCAGACTCACGCTTTTAAGCCGCATTAATAATTTATTTAATACCATTTAACAGGTTTTTCCCTTTAAATTAGGCCGTACGATTCTACGTTAGGTGAGGTTGTTCTTAACGGCTTGTACTTTGGTGACCTTTGCGTGCATCAATACACCCCCTCGATAAGCAACCCCGCCCTGCAGTGCCAAGCGTTTTTACCTTTGGCACTGGCTGTGATACTCCGAAAATTAAAGAGAACCGACTATGCTCAACAACACTCCCGCCATGCAACAGGCTGTTAAGCGTTATAGCAGTTTGGCATTGATTATTGCAGGTTTAACTGCTTGTACAGGCGCGCCGACCTCGTCATCTTCAAGCACTGCCTCTAGTACAAACACCGCACCGTCTTCAAGCAGCATTACTGTAACATCTAGTAGCTCATCTGCTACGGTTGTTTCTTCGTCATCGTCAGTGCCACTTAGCGCGTCGAGTGTTTCTTCTATTGCACCTAGCTCCTCTAGCGCTTCGAGCATGCCCAGCTACGACATTCCCAGCAATAACTTCGCAGAAAATGGTGATGTTGAAAATGGCACAGCCAATTGGGGTACACGCGGTGATGCTCAAATAGCGCGTACTACTGCCGATAACTATGCGGGTAATGCATCGTTATTAGTGACAGACCGCGGTGATTACTGGCACGGCGCAACCTTTAACGTAGGCCGATTAACAGCAGGCAATATGTACGAAGTTGCCGCATGGGTAAAGCTCGCAGCAGGCGAACCTGAGACTATTTTAAAAATTACCGGCAAGCGCGTTGATGATGCCGATACCGATACCTACCTAGAATACTCAGGCGTTGCCAGCGAAAACGTTACCGCAAATGGTTGGACATTACTGGTTGGTACTTATGTCCCTGATGGCGCTACTGATTTTGAATCATTTATTATTGAAGCCGAAGACGGCTCTGACAACGTAAGCTTTTATGTGGATAATTTTGTCGTAGCAGGCGAGGTTGAAGACGAGCCTGTTGTTACCCCTCCACCGGCAGGCAGCGGCTTAAAAGATTTGGCCAATATCCCAATCGGGGTAGAGGTGAACTTGGAAGGCGGTAGCAAAGATACCTTAAATTCGTCAGCCCGGGTCCAAATTGTACGCGATAACTTTAATCAGGTGACTGCCGAAAACAACATGAAAATGAGCTATTGGTCTGGCTCTAACTACAGTAACCAACAGGCCGACCGGCTAGCCACTTGGGCCAAAAATAATAACACCACAATTCACGGGCACACCTTGGTTTGGCACCCTTGTTATCAGCTGCCTAGCTGGGCTAACGACCAAACGGGTACGGCATACCAACAATCACTAACCAACCACATTCGCGGCGTTGCAAGCCAGCATACCGATACCATCGTGAGCTGGGATGTTGTGAATGAAGCACTATTTGATACCAATGACGAAGGCTCTTACAGCGATTGTCGCTATCAAACTGGCGGCGATGTTGTGAATGGCGTTAACTATCGTCGCTCTGCACACTATGAGGGTATGGGTGCTGGTTATATCGAGCTGGCCTTTAGAGAGGCCGATAAAGTCACCGATGCAGACCTGTACTACAACGACTTTAACACTGAAGAAAACGGTGCAAAAACCGATAGCCTTATTGCATTGCTCAAAGACCTAAACAGTAAAAATGTTCCCATAGACGGCGTTGGCTTCCAAATGCACGTGCTACCTGATTACGCTTCTATTGCGAATATTAAAGCCTCCTGGCAGAAAGTATTGGACTTGAACTACGGCCTTAAAATCAAAATTACTGAGTTAGATGTTCGCGTTAATAACCCTTATGCACCTGGCTGGTCCTACGAAGCTGATGCCGTTAAAAGCTGTAGCGATACGCAGGCACTAGCAATACAAAAAGCGCGTTACAAAGACATTGTTAAAGCCTACTACGAAGTTGTTCCGGCTGAATTGCGCGGTGGTATTACGGTATGGGGAATTTCCGATTCCGATAGCTGGTTTAAAACCATTTCTGGCGGTGGTCGAGATGATATTGTCGGTTGTCCGTTGCTGTTCAACGACAACCTACAAGCTAAACCTGCTTACGAAGGGGTTAAAGAAGCTTTAAACGAATCAAATTAAAGCTGTTGTCTTGATAAAACCAAAGGGCCGAAAGGCCCTTTTTTGTACGTGTTAAAAGTAAAAGGGGAACTAGGTTCCTTACCCCTTAAATGCCGTAGGTAAAACCTAAGTTCAAGTTAAAGCCACGTGGTAAGTCATTGCTTTGAATAGATACGCTATCTAATGTAAAACCAAGGTCTAGATCAAAGTACTTAAACAATGTGGCACCCACTGCACCATAGTTAAGGCGTGTACCTTTTAAATTGCGATGGTGGCCAGCGCGAATAGCTGGCAACCAGCTGATGCTAGGCTTGTATTGCACACTCAGGCTTAACCACTGGTTCAAATCACCCATGGCATCTTGTGCTGCGTTTGTATCTAACGTGCCATTAACCTGCCATTGCTGCCCAGTATTAAACCAACTGCCCTCTAAACGGGCTTGAGTATCTAATTGATAATCCCGCGACCGCTCTAATTGATCGAGTACTTGTGGGCGATCAATTTTGCCATATTGCAAATTAGGGTACTCAAACTTGCTAGGGTAAAGGTTTTTTACCGTCACCCCTGCTCGATAGTGCTGCCCAACCCATAACGCGCCCACATCTGCTGTTAAACCATAGCTGTACTCAAGCTTGCGGTTGGCAATATCATTAAAAAAAGCTTCGGTATCTGAAAGGTCACCAATGCGCCTGGCCACGTTGCTCATACCTATGCGCAGTAAACGCGGTGTCACCCCCACATACCACTGCCCCTTTTCCGAGGGAGCTAGTGCTCGGCTATAACTTGCGGCCAATTCGTATGTACGAGAACCTTTGGTTAACAGGGTACTATCGTTATCCCACGTAACATCCAATTTTTGCTCTGCGGGGTTTACCGTAAGGCTGAGCCCAGCACTTAAATCAAACGTTGTTTCTGGCGAATCTGGGGTTAGCAATTTGATCTCTTCTAGTGCCGCCAAGGCTTGATCTTCGTCGAAATCGAAAGGATCGGCTATGCCAATAGCGCCACCTTGAAGATGCGCAGATAAACGCAAAGCAAGGCTGCCACCCCAAATATCTTGATTAATTAGTAACGGGAAATCGAGGCTGCTATTTATACGGCTATAACCCTCAACACCCACAAAAGCGACCAGTGCCGCCCCCACACTAAGCTCACTTTTTAAACGTTCAATAGCCGCTTGGACATCAGGGTCGTTAATATCAAAGTCCGGCGGTAGCCAGCCAATTGGGCCACCCGGGTTAGGCGGTTCTGTAGGTGGTTCAGTGGGTGGCTCTATCGGCTCAGACGGCCCACCACTACTTGGCTCGTCTTTATCAATACGCTTGGCTAAATCATCAATCAGAGCAAATAAATCATCAATATCACCATATTCCACACCCGCACTTAAACTAGCGCCACCTAAAAACCGGCGTTTACCGGTATAGGTTGCGCGCATATAAGCGCCACTTGCCGGGTTGTGCAGCGCATGAACTTGCGTACCCGGTAACGATGTTTTACCTAATGTAAGGCTTGGCCCCGTTGCTTCTATAGGGGCTGCAGTACTGTTCAAGCTCGTAAGGGACAAAAAAGACAGCAAGATAACGCCAGATTTTTTCATCGGTAGGAAACTCCTTTGTTATTAACAGCCGTAGCCACCCAAAAACTGAGCCGGGTGGTACTCCATAGTCGCAATAATAGGTTTTGCTCTAGCAATTAAAGCCTGAACTTGCTCATTGGATAAAGAGGCTTGATGGTCCTCTTGGCTTGCCCACACTTCAGTGATCAATATTTTAGTATCATCGGTTAACGATTGCTGCACAATGTATCGCTCGCAACCTTTCACAGGTGCCACAATACTCGCGGCCTCTAACATTATTTTGGCTAACGCATTCCCTTCGTTGGGCACCGCCGTGAGTATCGCCTGCATACCAAATTTCATAATTCTCCCCGCGCTGATTCTTTTGGCTTTCGCTGCAAAGCCTGAAATATATCCGGCTCCCAGTTGTCATTAAACGCTAACATTAAACTACTGCTGCGCTTTTCTTTCATGGGTAATTTTTTGTCTTTGTCAGATAACAAAAGATAGTCTTCTATCAAGTGGTTAATTTTACGGCTCAATTCGCGGCACGATTCTGGGCATAACATAGCCCATAAAAAGCGCGTACTCGATGCTTCATTTTGCGGTGCCGCACGTAAGAAATTATCCAATACCGAGCTGGCAAAAAACTTTTGGATAGGACCGTTTGCATGCCATGTGAAATTAGGTGATATTTTTAACCGATAACGATTATTCGCCAACAGCTCAATCACCCCAAACCGATCAAAAACCACAAAAAAACCAATAAGTTCGGCGTGCTCGTATTCGTACTTTTGGTAGATGTCGTCGAAGGAGCACCGATTCAGTAAACACACCCCCACTAATAACAAACGAGGGTTATCCACCAATTGCTGCTCTTGCTGCCAACTTAACTCTGACAACTGCACGCTCGGCTCGGCAGCAAGCTGCATCAGCTGCAGTAAATCCAACCCCAGTAATTCACATAACTGCTCTATACGCTGCAAGCTAAAGCTTTTATCTGCAAAGCAGCGCTTCACGCTGGAGCTAGAGATCCCCAAGTGCTGGCCCACCTGCAAGTATGTAAAGCCTTTATGTTTAAGCTGCTGCTTAAGTGTTAACAATAGTTTTTCGGCATTCATGGCTCGAATTCCAGACCACAACAGGTCGAATTACAGTACATATTTTTAAAAGGCACCACATTGTGAGCCACCGGTGGAATGATAGTGACCAACACATCACTTTGCTGGGACCACCATTATGCTATTACTTTGCTTGGCATTGCTTTACAGCGCAGCGCTTATTCTGTTTTTAATCGAACGCTCGGCGCCTGCCCACCGAGATAACAATACTTCTGCCGAACGCCGCAACTGGTACCAGCGCGCACTGCTCATTAACTCAAGCAATATGGCGGTTTTTTACGCTGTGGATACAGGTTTGAGCTTACTGCAAACGAACGAAGTCATCGTAAACCGAGGGCTTTTAGAAGCCGTGGGCATTCAACTAGAACTGCAAAATGCCCCATTCGCCACCGCGCTACTGGCTTACGTTATTTTTACCTTCGTGGTGTATTGGTGGCACCGCTTACGGCACAGTAATAGCTTTTGCTGGCGCTGGTTTCACCAGTTGCACCACAGCCCAGAACAGATCGAAACACTAACAGCCTATTACATTCACCCGCTGGACCTTATAGCTAACCTACTGATTAGCAATACGATTTTATATTTCATCGTAGGCGCCGACGCCTCTGCTGCCGCAATTTACACACTCATTACTGGGCTCGCGGGATTTCTTATCCACGCCAATATCCGCATACCACGCTGGGTTGGCTTTGTATTTCAAACACCCGCCATGCACCGCTTACACCATAAAAGCGGCCACCATGCCCACAACTACACCGACCTCGTCATTTGGGACATGCTATTTGGCACCTACCAAAACCCTAAAACCCCCGTTGAACGCTGCGGTTTTGCCAAATCACGACAAAAAGCACTGCGCCCATTATTGCTAGGCAAGCGCTGAATAAACCCAAAGCCCCTCCCATGACAATAAATCGCTAAAAACCTGAAGGATACACTTATGCACAGCAGCCAAAACAACCCGGCCATTTACTTTAAAGACTATTTTAGTTACGCAGAACTCGCGCAAGATGCAGCGGTTTTACAAAAGCTGATTCGTTGTTATCGCACGATATTTGGCGAAGACGACACTTGGTGTGAAGACTATAGCGAGCAAGAGGTAAACCAAAAATTACACGCCGAGCTGCGTGGCAATTGTGCCTTGCGGCTTTGCTTAACACCGCTTGATGTTATTGGCTTTTGCTGGGTGCAGCATTTAGACGTTAATGCGATTTATCAACACATTAGCACCATCAAATACTTTCGGGATAACGACGCTCAAGAATTTGATCTACGTAGCGCGCTGAAAAACAAAATCGATCATAGCGCTACTTATATTCACGACCTTGGCATTGCCAAAGCGTACCGAACAACTATTGCGCTGGATCAGCTCATCGTGCCGGTATTGCAGTATAGCTTTGAGCAATCAAACAGCCGCACCTTGGCATTTTGGAGCTTAGAAGAAACGTGCATAAGCCACCTTGCCCAAAAAGCTTACTTAACGCCCTTTTTAAAACTCAAGAATATGGTGTTTTTTTGCGACGATGTAACAGAAGCGTTTATCCCCCGTTTAACTGCGTAATATGCCAAAGCTCTCCCGCCGGCCCCCATAAATAAACCACTTTACCCCAGGGTTCCTGCTTGATGGGTTGGTATTTTACGTTAGGGCTTGAGATGCTTTTGATCGTTTCAAAGGCATCATCAATGTCGCTAACAATTAGCTGCAACATCAAGTTGGAGGCGAGTGCCGGATCAAAGTAGTCTTGTAGAAAAAAAGTACATTCACCTAGCGAAAAGATCGACAGCTTATCGCTGGCAACATCCATCGCAAAACCCAGCGCCTGATAAAACGCCTGTGATTCTTGATAGTCTTGGGTGGGGATAAAAACCCTGATATCCGTTGGCTGCATGGTAAATTCCTCTTTATCAATTATTCCTCGAACACACTGTTTTCGTTAAACAGTTTATCCAAATACTGTTGGTTTTCTGCTGGGTGTCGTAAAAGGCTTTCGCTTGTACCCTTTGCATTTGCCATAGCAGCGATGCGACCTTGCTTGTGAAAGTTTGTTGCTGGCAACTCAGCTGCAATAGGGTCGCTATAGGCTTGTTGCGGTGTGATGATTTCCCAGCCTTGCTGGCGAATATGCCGAGCGAGTTTGGCAAGAAACAGCGCGGAAGTATCGTTTTCGTGAAGTAATAATACATGCTTCGGTGAGCGCCCTAGGGTTTTTACGGCAATAGCATCGTAAAACACAATAGCCTGCCATATCACTTCCACATACAGCGCGCCAAACTTTTCATAATCTATGACTTTGCCTGCCTTTTTAGCATTATTGAGTAACGCATTCATATACCAATCGAAGTTATCGACTGTCACATAACCATTCAAGTAACCCAGTTCTAACAAGCCTGCCTGTAAGGCATTAATGGCAGCAGTATCTTGGCCGTAATGTAAATACGGAAAACGAAAGTAGGGCAGTACATTCGAGTAATCTTTTAGCTGTAGATGTGCCTTGTAAGCATCAATAAGGAATGCATTAACCGGTGTTTTGTTCGCAGAGTGGTGAGCATAGCTATGATTAGCCAAATGATAGCCCGCCTCGATATATTGCTTTAGCCGTTTATCGCCTGATGCATCAATGGCGTCGGCTTTTACGAAAAACAGAGCATCGGGAATAGCAGCCGACTTTAACGCTTTAATGAGCTGATCTGTTCGCTGCTGACCAGACATCACCGCGCTATCGCCCATAGGCGCATCGTCAAAAGTAAAAGCAATCTGCCCGGCAATGCTATTTAACGGTATTAATAACAGCAAGCAGGTAAGGGCAAGCTTCATATGGGTTCCATTGTTGTGTCATATCCGTGCACATAATCCTAGAAACCGCACGCAAAAAAAAGCCCCTAACACACCAATGGTAGTACGTTAGGGGCAAGACCCATCGTCAAATGGTGAAGGGGTGGAGCTATAATTTAAGAAGCCGCAGCCCCTCGTAATTTTTGTCGAAGCGCAACAACAAAGCCCATGAGTACTAGAAAGTACCAATCAGCACTACCGAGTTTTACAGGCTCACTGGTCGCAGAAGAGCTAGATACTGCAGCGGAAGAAGAGCTTGGCATCACTGAGGAAGCCTCTGAACTGGAAACCGCAGCCTGCGACGAAGAACTTGCCACTGATGAACTGCTTGCTACTTGCGAGTTAACAGAAGAAGAGCTGGGTGTAGGCGCTGTTCCCGTGCGCACGAGAATCCCGCTTAATGTGCCGTTATCGGTGGTTGTTGATACCGCAATACTTAAGCTGCCATCTTGAACTCGGGTAGCAAAAGGGCCGGCTAACCAAGCAACATCGTGGCCTACCTGGCTCACCAAGTCGACGTCGTCTACCACGGTATTGCCTTCAATACTCACACTAAACGCTCGGCTACCGGCCACATCCCAATATAGCTCGACAAGATCGAGGGTTACGTCGTAGTCACCGGTGGGCACACTGATTTCGTAGGTGAAATCCCCATAGCGCTCAGTTTGAAACAGGGCGCTGCCATCGCTGCCGGTAATAGAGTCTGATGTGCTGTTAGCCATGCCGCCCGTATAGCCAGTATCGGCTTGGTAATAAACGCCATCAAAAGAAACCCCTTGACCACCAACATTAATCGCTGCGACTACATCATCAGGGTTAGGCGGGATATAGCCATCGGTTGCTGGCGTAACCAAACACGTTTGGTTATCGTTTTGAATGCCCCAACCGTCGCCGTCTGGATCGGCGCTAATGTTGCAACAAATTGGGCTACCATCTTGTGTGCCACAATCAACAGGCCCGCTATTGGTATCCACCAAGGTTAGCATTTTGGCTGCGTAACGCCGGCCCATTTCACGGACAGCGGCAGAATTCCAGTGCAGCCCATCGCCCTTATCATTCAAGCCACCCTCAGCCGTTACGTAATGGCCATTTTGTACGGCGTTGGGTATTTGCCGCACCAAGGTATTGTGGCCACTGCAGCAACCCGTATAGGGAAGTTCACCAGCAA
Protein-coding regions in this window:
- a CDS encoding sialate O-acetylesterase gives rise to the protein MNNKMITKLLLLAGISALPLAAQAAPDPNFHIYLLLGQSNMQGTATIQAQDRGINNPRVRTLQSENGCSGQNWTYGQWRVAEPPQVRCNQEGGLGPGDTFGHTMAANTDDNITIGLVGGAYGGAKIEYFLPNCGSDCTPPYGGISGAPDNGTGGYKWVLDLAKKAQEAGVIKGIIFHQGESNSGQQNWPSLVNQYITALRTDLGISAADLPFIAGELPYTGCCSGHNTLVRQIPNAVQNGHYVTAEGGLNDKGDGLHWNSAAVREMGRRYAAKMLTLVDTNSGPVDCGTQDGSPICCNISADPDGDGWGIQNDNQTCLVTPATDGYIPPNPDDVVAAINVGGQGVSFDGVYYQADTGYTGGMANSTSDSITGSDGSALFQTERYGDFTYEISVPTGDYDVTLDLVELYWDVAGSRAFSVSIEGNTVVDDVDLVSQVGHDVAWLAGPFATRVQDGSLSIAVSTTTDNGTLSGILVRTGTAPTPSSSSVNSQVASSSSVASSSSQAAVSSSEASSVMPSSSSAAVSSSSATSEPVKLGSADWYFLVLMGFVVALRQKLRGAAAS
- a CDS encoding helix-turn-helix domain-containing protein, with protein sequence MNAEKLLLTLKQQLKHKGFTYLQVGQHLGISSSSVKRCFADKSFSLQRIEQLCELLGLDLLQLMQLAAEPSVQLSELSWQQEQQLVDNPRLLLVGVCLLNRCSFDDIYQKYEYEHAELIGFFVVFDRFGVIELLANNRYRLKISPNFTWHANGPIQKFFASSVLDNFLRAAPQNEASSTRFLWAMLCPESCRELSRKINHLIEDYLLLSDKDKKLPMKEKRSSSLMLAFNDNWEPDIFQALQRKPKESARGEL
- a CDS encoding TolB family protein; translation: MPSTPSSITSVIEVLSMATGERRTIFEGQGIYEAPNWSRDGQFLIINKNGLLYRLPVSGADNNASLHTINTEFANRCNNDHGISPGGKRIVISHHSGECDEQSVIYTLPINGGTPFRVTQNFPSYWHGWSPDGNQLAYVAGRDGQDFKIYSISVYGGEETQLTFGPGLDDGPDYSHDGKYIYYNSFASGRMQIWRMLANGTEHTQMVESTGSDWFPHPSPDGKKVVFLRYLEDQIQGHPFGRDVQLFIMDIASQTVSAITEPFFGGQGTINVPSWSPDSSEFAFVTYRQG
- a CDS encoding polysaccharide deacetylase family protein; translation: MKLALTCLLLLIPLNSIAGQIAFTFDDAPMGDSAVMSGQQRTDQLIKALKSAAIPDALFFVKADAIDASGDKRLKQYIEAGYHLANHSYAHHSANKTPVNAFLIDAYKAHLQLKDYSNVLPYFRFPYLHYGQDTAAINALQAGLLELGYLNGYVTVDNFDWYMNALLNNAKKAGKVIDYEKFGALYVEVIWQAIVFYDAIAVKTLGRSPKHVLLLHENDTSALFLAKLARHIRQQGWEIITPQQAYSDPIAAELPATNFHKQGRIAAMANAKGTSESLLRHPAENQQYLDKLFNENSVFEE
- a CDS encoding endo-1,4-beta-xylanase → MPSYDIPSNNFAENGDVENGTANWGTRGDAQIARTTADNYAGNASLLVTDRGDYWHGATFNVGRLTAGNMYEVAAWVKLAAGEPETILKITGKRVDDADTDTYLEYSGVASENVTANGWTLLVGTYVPDGATDFESFIIEAEDGSDNVSFYVDNFVVAGEVEDEPVVTPPPAGSGLKDLANIPIGVEVNLEGGSKDTLNSSARVQIVRDNFNQVTAENNMKMSYWSGSNYSNQQADRLATWAKNNNTTIHGHTLVWHPCYQLPSWANDQTGTAYQQSLTNHIRGVASQHTDTIVSWDVVNEALFDTNDEGSYSDCRYQTGGDVVNGVNYRRSAHYEGMGAGYIELAFREADKVTDADLYYNDFNTEENGAKTDSLIALLKDLNSKNVPIDGVGFQMHVLPDYASIANIKASWQKVLDLNYGLKIKITELDVRVNNPYAPGWSYEADAVKSCSDTQALAIQKARYKDIVKAYYEVVPAELRGGITVWGISDSDSWFKTISGGGRDDIVGCPLLFNDNLQAKPAYEGVKEALNESN
- a CDS encoding putative quinol monooxygenase; this translates as MKFGMQAILTAVPNEGNALAKIMLEAASIVAPVKGCERYIVQQSLTDDTKILITEVWASQEDHQASLSNEQVQALIARAKPIIATMEYHPAQFLGGYGC
- a CDS encoding sterol desaturase family protein — translated: MLLLCLALLYSAALILFLIERSAPAHRDNNTSAERRNWYQRALLINSSNMAVFYAVDTGLSLLQTNEVIVNRGLLEAVGIQLELQNAPFATALLAYVIFTFVVYWWHRLRHSNSFCWRWFHQLHHSPEQIETLTAYYIHPLDLIANLLISNTILYFIVGADASAAAIYTLITGLAGFLIHANIRIPRWVGFVFQTPAMHRLHHKSGHHAHNYTDLVIWDMLFGTYQNPKTPVERCGFAKSRQKALRPLLLGKR
- the rarD gene encoding EamA family transporter RarD, which encodes MTQQFKHGLLLAVFTYAVWGLFPLYFKLLAGMPADEIVVHRIIWSAFFTVVLLLAVQRLKGVRHSLCDIRLLGRLALSAMLLLANWLIFIYATLADDVLQLSLGYYINPLFNMLFGFILFKERTHRMGIIAIGLVFTGLAIQFAQVDKFPILAVLVALVFSLYGVVRKGLKVDALTGLFIETLILLIPGLIYLFCFTSQQSITAIEHSYYWLIVLVLAGPITSIPLITFSAAVTRIPYYLMGFCQYITPTMMFAFAIFLYHETWNRLDIVTFMFVWAGIICMVIGTWQANKKPINLAGK
- the traF gene encoding conjugal transfer protein TraF → MKKSGVILLSFLSLTSLNSTAAPIEATGPSLTLGKTSLPGTQVHALHNPASGAYMRATYTGKRRFLGGASLSAGVEYGDIDDLFALIDDLAKRIDKDEPSSGGPSEPIEPPTEPPTEPPNPGGPIGWLPPDFDINDPDVQAAIERLKSELSVGAALVAFVGVEGYSRINSSLDFPLLINQDIWGGSLALRLSAHLQGGAIGIADPFDFDEDQALAALEEIKLLTPDSPETTFDLSAGLSLTVNPAEQKLDVTWDNDSTLLTKGSRTYELAASYSRALAPSEKGQWYVGVTPRLLRIGMSNVARRIGDLSDTEAFFNDIANRKLEYSYGLTADVGALWVGQHYRAGVTVKNLYPSKFEYPNLQYGKIDRPQVLDQLERSRDYQLDTQARLEGSWFNTGQQWQVNGTLDTNAAQDAMGDLNQWLSLSVQYKPSISWLPAIRAGHHRNLKGTRLNYGAVGATLFKYFDLDLGFTLDSVSIQSNDLPRGFNLNLGFTYGI